The Streptomyces sp. Mut1 genome window below encodes:
- a CDS encoding ABC transporter permease yields MSVLGVWTRKAAYLLALPAVLVASWAVLGGRTTSFYYPSLGRILSAFADTWGWERVTGDVLPSLARLAAGYAGAVCVGVALGTLLGSLPRLRALTEPILEFFRAIPPTVLIPILMLFSGVGDGMKILVIISGAVWPVLLNTVEGVRAVDNVLSDSARCYGITGFARLRHLVLRAASPQIVAGMRQALSISIILMVISEMFASSNGLGFTIVQFQRSFAVPAMWSGIILLGLLGFALSLLFDRFDSRVLGWYHGLRRSQRGEK; encoded by the coding sequence GTGAGCGTCCTCGGCGTATGGACCCGCAAGGCGGCCTACCTGCTCGCACTACCGGCGGTGCTGGTGGCTTCATGGGCGGTGCTCGGCGGCCGGACCACCAGCTTCTACTACCCCTCGCTCGGCAGGATCCTGTCCGCGTTCGCCGACACCTGGGGGTGGGAACGCGTCACCGGTGATGTGCTGCCGAGCCTGGCCCGCCTCGCCGCCGGTTACGCGGGCGCCGTCTGCGTGGGCGTGGCTCTCGGCACGCTCCTGGGCTCCCTGCCCCGGCTGCGGGCCCTGACCGAGCCGATCCTCGAGTTCTTCCGGGCCATCCCGCCCACGGTACTGATCCCGATCCTGATGCTCTTCAGCGGTGTCGGCGACGGAATGAAGATTCTCGTCATCATCTCGGGCGCCGTCTGGCCGGTCCTGCTCAACACGGTGGAAGGCGTACGGGCCGTCGACAATGTGCTGTCGGACAGCGCGCGGTGCTACGGCATCACCGGCTTCGCCCGGCTGCGGCATCTGGTCCTGCGCGCGGCGAGTCCGCAGATCGTCGCGGGCATGCGGCAGGCCCTGTCCATCTCGATCATCCTGATGGTGATCAGCGAGATGTTCGCCAGCTCGAACGGACTCGGCTTCACCATCGTCCAGTTCCAGCGCAGCTTCGCGGTCCCCGCCATGTGGAGCGGGATCATCCTGCTCGGCCTGCTCGGGTTCGCCCTCTCACTGCTCTTCGACCGCTTCGACTCCCGAGTTCTCGGTTGGTACCACGGCCTGCGGCGTTCCCAAAGGGGAGAGAAATGA
- a CDS encoding cysteine hydrolase family protein, translating into MNTERTTVPDSRDGTTTRTALVVVDMQNDFCDPSGVFARAGLRVDALDTLTAHINTLIAAARAAGQPVIWVRMEWADDAAVGLLAQRSPFLRTEGLREGTWGAAVVPGLDQLPDDTVVVKARFSAFHRTALADVLERLGVGTVVVAGVRTDFCIESTVRDAFFRDLHAIVPEEAVAGYFEELHHNSLRLMGTVFAEVVPLEEAAGAFAPAAVEAGQRCR; encoded by the coding sequence ATGAATACAGAACGCACCACAGTCCCGGACAGCCGGGACGGCACCACCACGAGGACGGCCCTGGTCGTGGTGGACATGCAGAACGACTTCTGCGACCCCTCGGGCGTCTTCGCCCGGGCCGGCCTGCGCGTCGACGCACTCGACACCCTCACCGCGCACATCAACACACTGATCGCCGCGGCCCGCGCTGCCGGACAGCCGGTGATCTGGGTCCGGATGGAGTGGGCGGACGACGCGGCGGTGGGGCTGCTCGCGCAGCGCAGCCCCTTCCTGCGCACCGAGGGCCTGCGCGAAGGTACGTGGGGCGCCGCCGTCGTGCCCGGCCTGGACCAGCTGCCCGACGACACCGTCGTGGTCAAGGCCCGCTTCAGCGCCTTCCACCGCACCGCGCTGGCCGACGTACTGGAGCGGCTCGGCGTCGGCACCGTGGTCGTGGCCGGCGTGCGCACCGACTTCTGCATCGAGTCGACCGTGCGGGACGCCTTCTTCCGCGACCTGCACGCGATCGTGCCCGAGGAGGCCGTCGCCGGCTACTTCGAGGAACTGCACCACAACAGCCTGCGACTGATGGGCACGGTCTTCGCCGAGGTCGTTCCCCTGGAGGAGGCTGCCGGGGCGTTCGCCCCCGCCGCGGTGGAGGCCGGACAGCGATGCCGCTGA
- a CDS encoding aldehyde dehydrogenase — protein sequence MKDFIPHIIDGKEQESRDGARFDTVDPWTRQPWSEVALGGAEEAGEAVGAARDAFDKGPWPRMGFAERGAVLHRLADLIDAHRDELAMADTTDMGKPIADSTAKDVPRSAMNFRFFADHARMSAGEALPMDSGHHTYTRFEPAGVVTAIAPWNFPLMLETWKIAPALAWGNTVVLKPAEDTPASATILARLALEAGMPPGVLNVVHGYGPDSAGEALTQDPRVDRITFTGESGTGRIIGRAAAGNLTPVSLELGGKGANLVFADADLDLAVDWSVKAIFSNAGQVCLAGSRLFVQREVYDEFLRRFCAAAEELVIGDPKSPLTQLGPLASKTHYDKVRSYIETVEADGGTVALGGLGDGWTVRPTVVTGAPASARVAQEEIFGPVVVVTPFDTEEEAVAAANGTPFGLNAMVFTENLSRAHRVSAALRAGTVWTNCFFVRDLRAPFGGFGDSGIGREGGTFSREFFTEPKAVTMAISPG from the coding sequence ATGAAGGACTTCATTCCGCACATCATTGACGGCAAGGAGCAGGAGTCCCGCGACGGGGCGCGGTTCGACACGGTCGACCCGTGGACCCGGCAGCCGTGGTCCGAGGTGGCCCTCGGCGGAGCGGAGGAAGCCGGTGAGGCCGTCGGCGCCGCACGCGACGCCTTCGACAAGGGGCCGTGGCCGCGGATGGGCTTCGCCGAACGGGGCGCGGTCCTGCACCGGCTCGCGGACCTGATCGACGCGCACCGCGACGAACTCGCCATGGCCGACACCACCGACATGGGCAAGCCCATCGCGGACAGCACGGCCAAGGACGTCCCGCGTTCCGCGATGAACTTCCGCTTCTTCGCCGACCACGCCCGGATGTCGGCCGGCGAGGCCCTGCCGATGGACAGCGGCCACCACACCTACACCCGCTTCGAACCGGCCGGCGTCGTCACCGCCATCGCGCCGTGGAACTTCCCACTCATGCTGGAGACGTGGAAGATCGCGCCCGCCCTGGCCTGGGGCAACACGGTCGTCCTGAAGCCGGCCGAGGACACCCCCGCTTCCGCGACCATCCTGGCGCGCCTCGCCCTGGAGGCCGGAATGCCTCCCGGCGTGCTCAACGTCGTCCACGGTTACGGGCCCGACTCGGCCGGGGAGGCACTGACCCAGGACCCCCGGGTGGACCGCATCACCTTCACCGGGGAGTCAGGCACGGGACGGATCATCGGCCGCGCCGCAGCCGGGAACCTCACCCCGGTCAGCCTCGAACTGGGCGGCAAGGGCGCCAACCTGGTGTTCGCCGACGCCGACCTCGACCTGGCCGTCGACTGGTCGGTGAAGGCCATCTTCAGCAACGCAGGGCAGGTGTGCCTGGCGGGCAGCCGGCTGTTCGTCCAGCGCGAGGTGTACGACGAGTTCCTCCGGAGGTTCTGCGCCGCCGCCGAGGAACTGGTGATCGGCGACCCCAAGTCCCCGTTGACCCAGCTCGGTCCGCTGGCGTCGAAGACCCACTACGACAAGGTGCGTTCGTACATCGAAACGGTGGAGGCGGACGGCGGGACCGTGGCCCTCGGCGGTCTCGGTGACGGCTGGACAGTACGGCCGACCGTCGTCACCGGAGCACCCGCCTCGGCGCGTGTCGCCCAGGAGGAGATCTTCGGCCCGGTCGTGGTGGTCACACCGTTCGACACGGAGGAGGAAGCGGTGGCGGCCGCCAACGGCACCCCGTTCGGCCTCAACGCCATGGTCTTCACAGAGAACCTGTCCCGCGCCCACCGCGTCTCCGCGGCACTGCGCGCGGGCACGGTGTGGACCAACTGCTTCTTCGTCCGGGACCTGCGCGCCCCCTTCGGCGGATTCGGCGACTCGGGTATCGGACGTGAAGGCGGCACCTTCAGCCGGGAGTTCTTCACCGAGCCGAAGGCCGTGACGATGGCCATCAGTCCGGGCTGA
- a CDS encoding 2-hydroxymuconate tautomerase: MPLIEVTLVEGRSPQQLRALITSVTDAVETSVGAPRDSIRVIVREVPPTHWAAGDVTIEERRGQ; encoded by the coding sequence ATGCCGCTGATCGAGGTGACGCTCGTGGAGGGCAGGTCGCCGCAACAACTGCGCGCCCTCATTACCTCGGTGACAGACGCGGTGGAGACCTCCGTCGGCGCGCCGAGAGACAGCATCCGCGTCATCGTCCGCGAAGTGCCGCCCACGCACTGGGCGGCGGGAGACGTGACCATCGAAGAGAGAAGAGGGCAATGA
- a CDS encoding ABC transporter family substrate-binding protein: MRKISLSLVALAATTSLVLTGCSSSDSDDSGKEKSKGATSENEVLTSYNPQPASNLKEGGKLTLPIVEIPDQLNNFHGNASLYTSKIGWFYQPVLSFNDPKGNITYNKDYLTDVKQETVGGNTQVTYSINPKAKWNDGQDIDWTSFRDTWTALNGKNKGYNVGSTDGYSSITSVKKGKDAKEAVITFDGPFVYWKSLFSGLVNPHIAKVDDFDKKYVSNPHAEWGAGPYTISKFDAKGGTVSYKPNPKWWGEKPHLDELTFVQMESSASINAFKNGQIDGVQAANAEELNQVKSVKGSELRRGSTTSNNLLVFNSTSPQLKDPAVRKAVMEGIDRSQLAKITFQGMGYTEPLPGSFNLYPFQKGYQDNFGKLVKFDAETAKKDLDAAGWKAGSDGVRAKDGKKLELSFPTIGDSSTVKARATAVAQMMKNIGVKVDIKAHPSADFNKVFTERSFDIFGMGFISSDPNGLLYICQMYCSDSSLNVSRSVPKSMDKEVKAVTNLPTLDEQIKAGNEAELKAMETYGIMPLHNGPTIWAVKKGLANFGAAQFYGHYGNMGAPELIGWQK; encoded by the coding sequence ATGAGAAAGATCTCTCTGAGTCTGGTGGCGCTCGCCGCCACCACCTCCCTCGTCCTCACCGGGTGCAGCAGCAGCGACTCCGACGACTCCGGCAAGGAGAAGTCCAAGGGCGCCACCTCGGAGAACGAGGTCCTGACCTCGTACAACCCGCAGCCCGCGAGCAACCTCAAGGAGGGCGGCAAGCTGACGCTGCCCATCGTGGAGATTCCCGACCAGCTCAACAACTTCCACGGCAACGCGTCGCTGTACACGTCGAAGATCGGCTGGTTCTACCAGCCGGTGCTGTCCTTCAACGACCCCAAGGGCAACATCACCTACAACAAGGACTACCTCACCGACGTCAAGCAGGAGACGGTGGGCGGCAACACCCAGGTCACGTACAGCATCAACCCGAAGGCCAAGTGGAACGACGGCCAGGACATCGACTGGACCTCGTTCCGGGACACCTGGACCGCGCTCAACGGCAAGAACAAGGGATACAACGTCGGCTCGACCGACGGATACTCCAGCATCACCTCGGTCAAGAAGGGCAAGGACGCCAAGGAGGCGGTCATCACCTTCGACGGGCCGTTCGTCTACTGGAAGTCCCTCTTCTCCGGGCTCGTCAACCCGCACATCGCCAAGGTCGACGACTTCGACAAGAAGTACGTGAGCAACCCGCACGCCGAGTGGGGTGCCGGTCCGTACACCATCTCCAAGTTCGACGCCAAGGGCGGCACCGTCTCCTACAAGCCCAACCCGAAGTGGTGGGGTGAGAAGCCGCATCTGGACGAGCTGACCTTCGTGCAGATGGAGTCGAGCGCCAGCATCAACGCGTTCAAGAACGGCCAGATCGACGGGGTCCAGGCGGCCAACGCCGAGGAACTCAACCAGGTGAAGTCGGTGAAGGGCTCCGAGCTCCGCCGTGGCTCCACCACCTCCAACAACCTCCTCGTCTTCAACAGCACCTCGCCGCAGCTGAAGGACCCGGCGGTGCGCAAGGCCGTGATGGAGGGCATCGACCGCTCCCAGCTCGCGAAGATCACCTTCCAGGGCATGGGCTACACGGAGCCGCTGCCCGGCTCCTTCAACCTGTACCCCTTCCAGAAGGGTTACCAGGACAACTTCGGCAAGCTCGTGAAGTTCGACGCCGAGACGGCGAAGAAGGACCTGGACGCCGCGGGCTGGAAGGCCGGCTCGGACGGTGTGCGCGCCAAGGACGGCAAGAAGCTCGAACTGAGCTTCCCCACCATCGGTGACAGCTCCACCGTCAAGGCCCGTGCCACCGCCGTCGCGCAGATGATGAAGAACATCGGCGTCAAGGTCGACATCAAGGCGCACCCGTCCGCCGACTTCAACAAGGTGTTCACCGAGCGCTCGTTCGACATCTTCGGCATGGGCTTCATTTCGAGTGACCCGAACGGTCTGCTCTACATCTGCCAGATGTACTGCTCCGACTCCTCGCTCAACGTCTCCCGCTCGGTGCCGAAGAGCATGGACAAGGAAGTCAAGGCCGTCACCAACCTGCCGACGCTCGACGAGCAGATCAAGGCCGGCAACGAGGCCGAGCTGAAGGCCATGGAGACCTACGGCATCATGCCGCTCCACAACGGCCCCACCATCTGGGCCGTCAAGAAGGGCCTCGCCAACTTCGGTGCCGCCCAGTTCTACGGCCACTACGGCAACATGGGTGCCCCCGAGCTGATCGGCTGGCAGAAGTAG
- a CDS encoding ABC transporter ATP-binding protein has protein sequence MTMTHVDSALSTGADRARLDVRGVRKIYQGAGRSVEAVRDLTFSLGGGELVCIVGPSGAGKTTLLKCVAGLLAPTSGEVRLGDERVVEPPPGMAVVFQEYGRSLFPWMTVQGNIDLPLKQKKLSKGRRAELVAQALEAVGLTDVADAHPWQLSGGMQQRVAIARAVAYEPAVLLMDEPFAAVDAQTRAELEDLTRSLWQRLGMTLLFVTHDIDEAVYLGQRVLVLSASPTVVMEDITVDLPAERDQITTRSAPRFGELRAHVHEQVQRAKTYHTTTSSDGSAAGKADRG, from the coding sequence ATGACCATGACGCATGTTGACTCCGCCCTGTCCACGGGTGCGGACCGAGCCCGTCTCGACGTGCGGGGGGTGCGGAAGATCTACCAGGGTGCCGGCCGGAGCGTCGAGGCGGTGCGCGACCTCACCTTCAGTCTCGGCGGGGGAGAGCTGGTCTGCATAGTCGGCCCCTCCGGGGCGGGCAAGACCACGCTCCTGAAGTGTGTCGCCGGCCTGCTTGCCCCCACCTCCGGCGAGGTGCGGCTCGGTGACGAGCGGGTGGTGGAGCCGCCGCCGGGCATGGCCGTGGTCTTCCAGGAGTACGGCCGCAGCCTGTTTCCGTGGATGACGGTCCAGGGCAACATCGACCTGCCGCTGAAGCAGAAGAAGCTGTCCAAGGGGCGCCGTGCCGAACTGGTGGCCCAGGCGCTGGAGGCGGTCGGCCTGACCGATGTGGCCGACGCCCACCCCTGGCAGCTGTCGGGCGGCATGCAGCAGCGCGTCGCCATCGCCCGGGCCGTCGCCTACGAGCCGGCCGTGCTGCTCATGGACGAGCCGTTCGCCGCCGTGGACGCGCAGACCCGGGCCGAACTGGAGGACCTCACACGGTCGTTGTGGCAGCGCCTGGGGATGACGCTGCTGTTCGTCACCCACGACATCGACGAAGCGGTGTACCTGGGCCAGCGCGTCCTGGTGCTGTCCGCTTCACCCACGGTGGTCATGGAGGACATCACGGTCGACCTGCCCGCCGAGCGGGACCAGATAACCACCCGCTCCGCGCCCCGCTTCGGGGAACTGCGGGCCCACGTCCACGAGCAGGTGCAGCGTGCGAAGACCTACCACACCACCACGTCGAGCGACGGCTCCGCCGCCGGCAAGGCCGACCGAGGCTGA
- a CDS encoding amidohydrolase family protein, with product MSEQLMSARAARDRPVIDIHTHALPMPLLRQLERRGLADLSGMADHVLRLDPDLCGLAPGAAIPFPPEQYDLELRLASLESMGVTHQAVAAPPFVFASESPDASLVMDVTRRANDALAEFVAASSGRLVGLATVPVGLPDAAEELARCMDELGFAGATLGSYGAGRELDDPVNEDLWSALAERRCFTLLHPSRVSSRDRLADYHLVQLLGYPMETALAVSRLIFGGVLDRHDLVLCLTHGGGCVPGVAPRLDLGWHRKPVARVTERVPTEYLRRLFYDTAVFDTKTLARLVEDMTARHVLLGTDAPFDLRDQQPVATVRALGLEVSQEDAVLGGNAAALLRGLFPEVAGATVSGAGSPVPDLRARRRRSDIGAGLATLEIESTAVEGHGP from the coding sequence ATGAGTGAACAGCTGATGAGTGCTCGGGCCGCGAGAGACCGGCCCGTCATCGACATCCACACGCACGCCCTGCCGATGCCCTTGCTGCGGCAGCTGGAACGCCGCGGCCTCGCGGACCTGTCGGGCATGGCCGATCACGTACTTCGGCTCGACCCCGACCTGTGCGGCCTGGCCCCCGGCGCCGCCATCCCGTTCCCGCCCGAGCAGTACGACCTGGAACTGCGCCTGGCGTCACTGGAGAGCATGGGTGTGACCCACCAGGCGGTCGCGGCACCGCCGTTCGTCTTCGCCTCCGAGTCACCGGACGCCTCGCTCGTCATGGACGTCACCCGCCGGGCGAACGACGCCCTCGCGGAGTTCGTCGCGGCGTCGTCCGGCCGCCTGGTGGGCCTGGCAACGGTCCCCGTCGGACTGCCCGACGCGGCCGAGGAGCTGGCCCGGTGCATGGACGAACTGGGCTTCGCGGGCGCGACCCTGGGCAGCTACGGGGCGGGCCGGGAGCTGGACGACCCGGTCAACGAGGACCTGTGGTCGGCGCTCGCCGAGCGCAGGTGCTTCACCCTCCTGCACCCGAGCCGGGTGTCCTCGCGCGACCGGCTGGCCGACTACCACCTGGTGCAGCTCCTGGGATACCCGATGGAGACCGCACTGGCCGTATCGCGGCTGATCTTCGGCGGCGTCCTGGACCGGCACGACCTGGTGCTCTGCCTGACGCACGGCGGCGGCTGCGTGCCGGGCGTCGCCCCCCGCCTCGACCTCGGCTGGCACCGCAAACCGGTGGCCCGGGTCACCGAGCGGGTGCCGACGGAGTACCTGCGGCGCCTGTTCTACGACACGGCGGTGTTCGACACCAAGACGCTGGCGAGGCTGGTGGAGGACATGACCGCGCGGCACGTTCTCCTCGGCACGGACGCGCCGTTCGACCTGAGGGACCAGCAGCCCGTGGCGACGGTTCGTGCGCTGGGTCTGGAGGTGTCGCAGGAGGACGCGGTCCTCGGCGGCAACGCCGCGGCACTGCTGCGCGGCCTTTTTCCCGAGGTCGCCGGGGCTACGGTGAGCGGGGCAGGCTCACCGGTTCCCGACCTCCGAGCGCGGAGGCGGCGCTCGGACATCGGGGCCGGTCTCGCTACGCTCGAGATCGAATCCACCGCAGTCGAAGGGCATGGACCATGA
- a CDS encoding FadR/GntR family transcriptional regulator: MNADGDVIELLRASSRAETVAKAIEERIAAQSLPSGHRLGTKETLRQEFNVAAATLTEAVRLLSSRGTISVRPGAKGGIFVSSPPALVRLGRKMLELSGDSVPVSDALAMRHALEPLVTLEAMRHRSPADLEELHALVRQMTEVGSDMAAYLAINWSLHKRIAAITPNEILRHTYVSLLDFVESRLRRVTPAAESTSTLEGAEVHQRLVDAIGGGDQAVLDEVLAAHAALTADP, translated from the coding sequence ATGAACGCAGATGGCGACGTCATCGAACTCCTCCGGGCCTCGTCCCGGGCCGAAACGGTGGCCAAGGCCATCGAGGAGCGGATCGCGGCACAGAGCCTGCCCAGTGGCCACCGTCTCGGTACGAAGGAAACCCTGCGGCAGGAGTTCAACGTGGCGGCGGCCACCCTCACCGAAGCGGTGCGGCTGCTCAGCTCACGGGGCACCATCTCGGTCCGTCCCGGTGCCAAGGGCGGCATCTTCGTCTCCTCGCCGCCGGCCCTGGTCCGCCTCGGCCGCAAGATGCTCGAACTGAGCGGGGATTCGGTACCCGTCTCCGACGCCCTCGCCATGCGACATGCCCTCGAACCGCTGGTCACCCTTGAGGCCATGCGGCACCGGAGTCCCGCGGACCTCGAAGAACTGCACGCCCTGGTGCGGCAGATGACGGAGGTCGGCTCGGACATGGCGGCCTACCTGGCCATCAACTGGTCGCTGCACAAACGCATCGCGGCCATCACCCCGAACGAGATCCTGCGGCACACCTACGTATCTCTCCTGGACTTCGTCGAGAGCCGGCTGCGCAGGGTGACCCCCGCGGCCGAGTCCACATCGACCCTGGAGGGAGCGGAGGTGCACCAACGCCTGGTGGACGCCATCGGTGGGGGAGACCAGGCCGTTCTCGACGAGGTGCTGGCGGCCCACGCGGCGCTGACGGCCGACCCGTGA
- a CDS encoding DODA-type extradiol aromatic ring-opening family dioxygenase — translation MAASHAPGLAGWFDKAPEADRATVRKAYDAIHDAVVESRTDVLLVIGNDHVANARLNDYADFTFGQAPRHTGPDDWFKPWLRMADYDLPGSPESAAILHEAVRDTGLNVRGVEHNLRFDDNLSVPVHMARLESAGVAIVPVLQNCTVPPVPDERACYSFGQTLGDAIRTQLPDGLRVGLLGSGGLSHEPGGPRYLDIDEKFDRWYLDLLEAGDHEQVLSQATFERMEEAGSGGTAELLSWTVVMGAVGPRPCTSLGYAAVDQWRCGVGAVQWHL, via the coding sequence ATGGCCGCCAGTCACGCTCCTGGCCTGGCCGGCTGGTTCGACAAGGCCCCCGAGGCGGACCGGGCGACGGTCCGCAAGGCTTACGACGCGATCCACGACGCCGTGGTCGAGTCGCGCACGGACGTACTCCTCGTCATCGGCAACGACCACGTGGCCAACGCCCGGCTCAACGACTACGCCGACTTCACCTTCGGCCAGGCCCCCCGGCACACCGGCCCCGACGACTGGTTCAAGCCGTGGCTGCGCATGGCCGACTACGACCTGCCGGGCTCACCCGAGAGCGCCGCGATTCTCCACGAGGCCGTACGCGACACCGGACTGAACGTCAGGGGTGTCGAGCACAACCTCCGCTTCGACGACAACCTGTCGGTCCCGGTCCACATGGCGCGCCTGGAGTCCGCCGGGGTGGCGATCGTGCCGGTGCTGCAGAACTGCACCGTCCCCCCGGTCCCGGACGAACGCGCCTGCTACAGCTTCGGCCAGACGCTCGGCGACGCCATCAGGACCCAACTGCCCGACGGACTGCGGGTCGGCCTGCTGGGGTCCGGCGGACTCAGCCACGAACCGGGCGGGCCGCGCTACCTGGACATCGACGAGAAGTTCGACCGCTGGTACCTCGACCTTCTGGAGGCCGGCGACCACGAGCAGGTTCTGTCGCAGGCCACCTTCGAGCGCATGGAGGAAGCCGGTTCCGGAGGCACCGCCGAACTCCTGTCCTGGACGGTCGTCATGGGAGCCGTCGGACCACGGCCGTGCACGTCGCTGGGATACGCCGCGGTCGACCAGTGGCGTTGCGGCGTCGGTGCGGTGCAGTGGCACCTGTGA
- a CDS encoding ABC transporter permease: MKLQPHSGDGPAAPSASAADERTADGPASVTKSRTSDVRPVPAPDGRPRRRSVPDPVLGAAGVLIFAGVVEALPRLGLVSDRHLPPVSDMARALAGEAGGSAFWTALTDTLQGWGIGLAIAVVAGTALGLLLGSVEVLRKATASTIEFLRPIPSVALVPLAVLVYGTGLRSTLLLVVYASFWPVLLQVLSGVRDIDPVARDTAASYRLSPLARLRYLLWPTTLPYFMTGLRLAASVALILAVSAELIIGGSGLGSLIASAQAADAVPETYALVAVTGLLGLCVNIVFRVLERTLLSWHTSVRKEGTA, from the coding sequence ATGAAACTACAGCCGCACAGCGGTGACGGACCGGCGGCACCGTCCGCATCTGCCGCGGACGAACGGACCGCGGACGGTCCGGCGTCCGTGACGAAGAGCCGGACCTCCGACGTCCGTCCGGTACCGGCCCCCGACGGCCGGCCGCGGCGCCGGTCCGTACCCGACCCGGTCCTCGGGGCGGCCGGAGTGCTGATCTTCGCCGGTGTGGTGGAGGCGCTGCCCCGGCTCGGCCTGGTGAGTGACCGCCACCTGCCGCCGGTCAGCGACATGGCCCGTGCCCTGGCGGGGGAAGCCGGGGGCTCCGCCTTCTGGACGGCGCTGACGGACACCTTGCAGGGCTGGGGGATCGGACTGGCCATCGCCGTCGTGGCGGGGACGGCCCTCGGGCTGCTGCTCGGCAGCGTGGAGGTGCTGCGTAAGGCCACGGCCTCGACCATCGAGTTCCTGCGGCCGATCCCCTCGGTGGCACTCGTCCCGCTGGCGGTGCTTGTCTACGGCACCGGGCTGCGCTCCACCCTGCTCCTTGTGGTGTATGCCTCGTTCTGGCCCGTGCTCCTCCAAGTGCTCAGCGGGGTACGGGACATCGACCCGGTGGCCCGTGACACCGCGGCCTCCTACCGGCTGTCGCCACTGGCGCGCCTGCGCTACCTGCTGTGGCCCACCACGCTGCCGTACTTCATGACCGGATTGCGCCTTGCGGCCTCGGTGGCCCTGATCCTGGCTGTCAGCGCCGAGCTGATCATCGGCGGTTCCGGGCTCGGCAGCCTGATCGCCTCGGCGCAGGCCGCCGACGCCGTACCGGAGACCTATGCGCTGGTCGCGGTGACCGGGCTGCTCGGACTCTGCGTCAACATCGTCTTCCGGGTGCTGGAGCGGACCTTGCTGTCCTGGCACACCTCGGTACGGAAGGAGGGCACGGCGTGA